One Manduca sexta isolate Smith_Timp_Sample1 chromosome 26, JHU_Msex_v1.0, whole genome shotgun sequence genomic region harbors:
- the LOC115454914 gene encoding LOW QUALITY PROTEIN: cuticle protein 8 (The sequence of the model RefSeq protein was modified relative to this genomic sequence to represent the inferred CDS: deleted 4 bases in 2 codons): MYTKIVVLCAFVAVSQAGVLVAPAHYSPLPRCSSQSIVRHDEGHAAGLVAPVAKVAVAAPVYHAAPAPVYHAAPAPVYHAGPARISYAAPAPVVYHAPAPIAYHAPIAKVLAAREDQEIAYPKYEYNYSVADGHTGDNKSQQESRDGDVVKGSYSFHEADGSIRTVEYSADDHNGFNAVVHNSAPTAAPAHVIKAVPVAPYYHH, translated from the exons ATGTACACCAAA atCGTTGTTCTGTGCGCTTTCGTAGCGGTGTCGCAGGCGGGAGTACTCGTCGCGCCCGCGCACTACTCG CCGCTGCCGCGGTGTTCCTCCCAGAGCATCGTTCGCCACGATGAGGGTCACGCCGCCGGCCTAGTTGCGCCTGTCGCCAAGGTCGCCGTTGCCGCTCCCGTTTACCACGCTGCCCCCGCTCCCGTTTACCACGCTGCTCCCGCTCCCGTTTACCACGCTGGTCCCGCTCGCATCTCATATGCCGCCCCCGCTCCCGTGGTCTACCACGCTCCCGCTCCCATTGCCTACCATGCGCCT ATTGCTAAGGTCTTAGCTGCCCGTGAAGACCAGGAGATC GCTTACCCTAAATACGAATACAACTACTCCGTCGCTGACGGTCACACCGGCGACAACAAGTCCCAGCAGGAGTCCCGCGACGGTGATGTCGTGAAGGGATCTTACTCGTTCCACGAGGCTGACGGCTCCATCAGGACCGTGGAGTACTCCGCTGATGACCACAACGGTTTCAACGCCGTGGTGCACAACTCCGCCCCCACCGCCGCTCCCGCTCACGTCATCAAGGCTGTTCCCGTTGCCCCCTACTACCACCACTAA
- the LOC115453896 gene encoding uncharacterized protein LOC115453896 — MLLKVATTVTLIVSCLGHAPIYDERSSNEAISTQSFNRDDIPISYKYTSIHVYSTQKPIDEDDVIRPQGQHNSEYHAVQYAPLVENTTKNSTRYTKVVVDPNNIAKEPSTIENDKLEPRKQPASTGDVAKAKYFVSGHNIEVKRSPNRNAGYNAIYQSRPENLKSTLTEITDYNLGDYVKPQTSSKGNEHTKSFRAFKELKQEPFAWMFEHKPRPEKYVYYKGERNVQPNRLNPLPSHHTHRMQINVARINGHAQIIGREIIIGDTLKNLEKPQKHSHRKGALGLNGDQRTLLYPLHKRQTYLKS, encoded by the exons ATGTTACTCAAA GTAGCAACTACTGTAACTCTTATAGTGTCATGCTTAGGCCATGCACCGATCTATGACGAGCGATCATCAAACGAAGCCATCTCAACTCAAAGTTTTAACCGAGATGACATACctatatcttataaatatacgtCAATTCATGTTTACTCGACACAAAAACCTATTGATGAAGACGATGTAATACGTCCCCAAGGACAACATAATTCAGAATACCATGCCGTACAATATGCTCCTTTGGTGGAAAATACAACCAAAAATTCCACTCGATATACCAAAGTTGTTGTAGATCCGAATAATATTGCCAAAGAACCAAGTACTATAGAGAATGATAAATTAGAACCACGTAAGCAACCCGCGAGTACTGGCGATGTTGCGAAGGCAAAGTATTTTGTATCGGGACATAATATAGAGGTAAAACGATCTCCAAACCGAAATGCAGGATATAACGCTATTTATCAGAGCCGTCCAGAGAACTTGAAAAGCACGCTTACTGAG ataactgattataatttgGGAGACTACGTGAAACCCCAAACATCTAGTAAAGGAAATGAACACACAAAATCTTTTAGAgcttttaaagaattaaaacagGAACCGTTTGCCTGGATGTTCGAACATAAACCAAGACCAGAGAAATATGT GTATTATAAGGGAGAAAGAAATGTACAACCAAATAGGTTGAACCCACTTCCATCACACCACACACATAGGATGCAAATAAATGTAGCTCGTATTAATGGGCATGCGCAGATTATCGGTCGAGAGATCATCATAGGCGACACATTAAAAAACTTGGAGAAACCACAAAAGCATTCTCATCGAAAAGGAGCACTCGGACTAAATGGAGATCAAAGGACATTATTATATCCTTTACATAAACGGCAGACATATTTAAAGTCGTAA
- the LOC115453369 gene encoding cuticle protein 8, with protein sequence MFSKIVALSALVAVATAGLLPAAHYSPAAAVSSQSIVRHDEGHAPAAPVAYHAAPAAVAYHAAPAAVAYHAAPAAVSYHAAPAAVAYHAPVAKVIAPAPRLVVSARHEEEYVNAHPQYEFSYSVADGHSGDNKSQHESRDGDAVHGEYSLVEADGSVRRVEYTADDHHGFNAIVSNSAPAHAPVAHAPIAHAPVLLAHH encoded by the exons ATGTTCTCCAAA ATCGTCGCTTTGAGCGCGTTGGTGGCTGTGGCCACAGCTGGTCTGCTGCCCGCGGCGCACTACTCCCCGGCTGCCGCCGTCTCCTCCCAGAGCATCGTCCGTCATGATGAGGGACACGCACCCGCAGCCCCCGTCGCCTACCACGCCGCTCCCGCCGCTGTTGCCTACCACGCTGCTCCCGCTGCCGTAGCCTACCACGCAGCACCTGCTGCCGTTTCCTACCACGCCGCCCCTGCCGCTGTTGCTTACCACGCTCCCGTCGCCAAGGTGATCGCTCCCGCTCCCAGACTGGTCGTCTCTGCCCGTCACGAGGAAGAATACGTTAAC GCGCACCCCCAGTACGAGTTCTCTTACTCCGTTGCTGACGGTCACTCCGGCGACAACAAGTCCCAGCACGAGAGCCGCGACGGTGACGCCGTGCATGGCGAGTACTCCCTGGTGGAAGCCGACGGCTCTGTGCGCAGAGTGGAATACACCGCCGACGACCACCACGGCTTCAACGCCATCGTGAGCAACTCCGCGCCCGCACACGCGCCCGTCGCGCACGCACCCATCGCGCACGCGCCCGTCCTCCTCGCGCACCATTAA
- the LOC115453386 gene encoding cuticle protein 8 produces the protein MFSKIVALSALVAVATAGLLPAAHYSPAAAVSSQSIVRHDEGHAPAAPVAYHAAPAAVAYHAAPAAVAYHAAPAAVAYHAAPAAVSYHAAPAAVAYHAPAPRLVVSARHEEEYVNAHPQYEFSYSVADGHSGDNKSQHESRDGDAVHGEYSLVEADGSVRRVEYTADDHHGFNAVVSNSAPAHAPVAHAPIAHAPVLLAHH, from the exons ATGTTCTCTAAA ATCGTCGCTTTGAGCGCGTTAGTGGCTGTGGCCACAGCTGGTCTGCTGCCCGCGGCGCACTACTCCCCGGCTGCCGCCGTCTCCTCCCAGAGCATCGTCCGTCATGATGAGGGACACGCGCCCGCCGCCCCCGTCGCCTACCACGCCGCTCCCGCCGCTGTTGCCTACCACGCTGCTCCCGCCGCTGTTGCCTACCACGCCGCTCCCGCTGCCGTAGCCTACCACGCAGCACCTGCTGCCGTTTCCTACCACGCCGCCCCTGCCGCCGTCGCTTACCACGCTCCCGCTCCCAGACTCGTCGTCTCTGCCCGCCACGAGGAAGAATACGTAAAC GCGCACCCCCAGTACGAGTTCTCTTACTCCGTTGCTGATGGTCACTCCGGCGACAACAAGTCCCAGCACGAGAGCCGCGACGGTGACGCCGTGCACGGTGAATACTCCCTGGTGGAAGCCGACGGCTCTGTGCGCAGAGTGGAGTACACCGCTGACGACCACCACGGCTTCAACGCTGTCGTGAGCAACTCCGCTCCCGCACACGCGCCCGTCGCGCACGCACCCATCGCGCACGCGCCCGTCCTCCTCGCGCACCATTAA
- the LOC115455288 gene encoding cuticle protein 8 — MFSKIVALSALVAVATAGLLPAAHYSPAAAVSSQSIVRHDEGHAPAARLAVAAPVAYHAAPAPVAYHAAPAAVAYHAAPAAVSYHAAPAAVAYHAPVAKVIAPAPRLVVSAHHEEEYVNAHPQYEFSYSVADGHSGDNKSQHESRDGDAVHGEYSLVEADGSVRRVQYTADDHHGFNAVVSNSAPAHAPVAHAPIAHAPVLLAHH; from the exons ATGTTCTCTAAA ATCGTCGCTTTGAGCGCGTTGGTGGCTGTGGCCACAGCTGGTCTGCTGCCCGCGGCGCACTACTCCCCGGCCGCCGCCGTCTCCTCCCAGAGCATCGTCCGTCATGATGAGGGACACGCTCCCGCCGCCAGGCTCGCCGTCGCCGCCCCCGTCGCTTACCACGCCGCTCCCGCTCCCGTCGCCTACCACGCTGCTCCTGCTGCCGTCGCCTACCACGCTGCTCCTGCTGCAGTTTCCTATCACGCCGCCCCTGCTGCTGTCGCTTACCACGCTCCCGTCGCCAAGGTGATCGCCCCCGCTCCCAGACTGGTTGTGTCTGCTCACCACGAAGAGGAATACGTAAAC GCGCACCCCCAGTACGAGTTCTCTTACTCCGTTGCTGACGGTCACTCCGGCGACAACAAGTCCCAGCACGAGAGCCGCGACGGTGACGCCGTCCACGGCGAGTACTCCCTGGTGGAAGCTGACGGCTCTGTGCGTAGGGTACAGTACACAGCCGACGACCACCACGGCTTCAACGCTGTCGTGAGCAACTCCGCTCCCGCGCACGCGCCTGTCGCGCACGCACCCATCGCGCATGCTCCCGTCCTGCTCGCCcaccattaa
- the LOC115453389 gene encoding cuticle protein 8 has protein sequence MFSKIIALSALVAVATAGLLPAAHYSPAAAVSSQSIVRHDEGHAPAARLAVAAPIAYHAAPAPVAYHAAPAAVAYHAAPAAVSYHAAPAPVAYHAPVAKVIAPAPRLVVSAHHEEEYAHPKYDFSYSVADGHSGDNKSQHESRDGDAVHGEYSLVEADGSVRRVQYSADDHHGFNAVVSNSAPAHAPVAHAPIAHAPVLLAHH, from the exons ATGTTCTCCAAA ATCATCGCTTTGAGCGCGTTGGTGGCTGTGGCCACAGCTGGTCTGCTGCCCGCGGCGCACTACTCCCCGGCCGCCGCCGTCTCCTCCCAGAGCATCGTCCGTCATGATGAGGGACACGCTCCCGCCGCCAGGCTCGCCGTCGCCGCCCCCATCGCTTACCACGCCGCTCCCGCCCCCGTCGCCTACCACGCCGCTCCCGCTGCCGTTGCCTACCACGCCGCCCCCGCTGCTGTTTCCTACCACGCTGCCCCTGCTCCCGTCGCTTACCATGCTCCCGTCGCCAAGGTGATCGCTCCCGCCCCCAGACTGGTTGTGTCTGCTCACCACGAGGAAGAATAC GCTCATCCCAAATACGACTTCTCTTACTCCGTCGCTGATGGTCACTCCGGCGACAACAAGTCCCAGCATGAGAGCCGCGACGGTGACGCTGTCCACGGCGAATACTCTCTGGTGGAAGCCGACGGCTCTGTGCGCAGAGTTCAGTACTCCGCCGACGACCACCACGGCTTCAACGCTGTCGTGAGCAACTCCGCGCCCGCACACGCGCCCGTCGCGCACGCACCCATCGCGCACGCGCCCGTCCTCCTCGCGCACCATTAA
- the LOC115453390 gene encoding cuticle protein 8, producing MVLKGLILISMLGVCYAAKHAYSSQSIVLYNDHKQEKHVEAAVEKVVIPVATIVKPVAKVVPNPHYVVKEEPQHKGHAYSSQNIQRHDVPAKPPADWNPEGGHAKYEFDYKIEDPHTGDKKFQHEARDGHVVKGVYSLHEADGSIRTVKYAADKKTGFTADVKHATKHIEENKYHH from the exons atggtTCTTAaa GGCCTAATTCTGATAAGTATGCTCGGCGTATGCTATGCGGCCAAGCACGCTTATTCCTCCCAAAGCATCGTTCTTTACAATGATCACAAACAAGAGAAACACGTCGAAGCTGCAGTTGAAAAGGTTGTGATTCCTGTAGCCACTATTGTAAAGCCTGTAGCTAAAGTAGTTCCTAACCCACACTACGTGGTAAAGGAAGAACCGCAACACAAGGGACACGCCTACTCCTCCCAAAACATTCAACGCCACGACGTCCCCGCCAAACCTCCTGCGGACTGGAATCCTGAGGGT GGTCACGCCAAGTACGAGTTCGATTACAAAATCGAAGACCCTCACACGGGTGACAAGAAGTTCCAGCACGAGGCTCGTGACGGCCACGTTGTGAAGGGAGTCTACAGCCTGCATGAAGCTGACGGTTCCATCCGCACTGTGAAGTACGCTGCTGATAAAAAAACCGG ATTCACTGCTGACGTGAAACACGCTACCAAGCACatcgaagaaaataaataccacCATTAA
- the LOC115453387 gene encoding histidine-rich glycoprotein produces MLKVACIAAIFALAASRPRGGFGDIGYQFPYSSQSIKLHPDEDEDLNHMHHDFEEHHHHLEVYHPIQEIHEKHHVIEPPKVHEDILELPMLDHKKHMEMPKKHNEKHSEMHHEKHQMPTMMMHHENHKDHEKPKIHHEKHMEKPKMHNEKHHIPMMMMMHEMLKQHEENKMHHEMPKKDEKHKKHEKHHEEHYEGDENKHEEKHKEEHKKHHHEEHHPFHKKYEYNYKVEDPHTGDFKTHHESRHGDLVHGFYTIHEADGTTRIVEYSADKHDGFKATVRHEGQPTHAA; encoded by the exons ATGTTGAAG GTTGCGTGCATAGCGGCCATCTTCGCGCTTGCTGCCTCTCGTCCACGGGGTGGCTTCGGAGATATCGGTTATCAGTTTCCGTACTCGTCACAGAGTATAAAGCTGCATCCCGATGAGGACGAAGATCTCAACCACATGCATCACGATTTTGAAGAACATCATCATCACCTTGAAGTTTATCATCCTATACAAGAAATACATGAAAAACATCACGTCATAGAACCGCCAAAGGTTCATGAAGATATCTTGGAATTACCAATGCTAGATCATAAGAAACATATGGAAATGccaaaaaaacataatgaaaaacACTCAGAAATGCATCATGAAAAACATCAGATGCCAACTATGATGATGCATCATGAAAACCATAAGGACCACGAAAAGCCCAAGATACATCACGAAAAACATATGGAAAAACCAAAAATGCATAATGAAAAACATCATATAcccatgatgatgatgatgcacgAAATGTTGAAACAGcatgaagaaaataaaatgcatcaTGAAATGCCGAAAAAAGACGAGAAGCATAAGAAACATGAAAAGCATCATGAGGAACATTATGAAGGGgatgaaaataaacatgaagAGAAACATAAAGAAGAGCACAAAAAACATCACCACGAAGAACATCAT CCTTTTCATAAAAAGTACGAGTATAACTATAAAGTAGAAGATCCTCATACTGGAGACTTCAAGACTCATCACGAATCTCGGCACGGTGACTTGGTACACGGCTTCTACACGATCCACGAGGCTGATGGAACCACTAGAATCGTCGAATACTCCGCCGACAAGCATGATGG GTTTAAAGCAACCGTGAGGCACGAAGGTCAACCGACACACGCTGCATGA
- the LOC115453385 gene encoding cuticle protein 19 — translation MIFKVATIFALVAVVSADHHHAFSSQHVHKHDGHHEVVSHGHGHHHDYYTHPKYHFEYKIEDPHTGDHKSQHEERDGDVVKGYYELKEPDGLIRHVHYHADKHSG, via the exons ATGATTTTTAAG GTAGCAACTATCTTCGCTTTGGTCGCCGTGGTCTCTGCTGATCACCATCACGCGTTTTCATCGCAACACGTTCACAAACACGATGGTCACCATGAGGTCGTGTCGCACGGACATGGTCACCATCATGATTACTAT acTCATCCCAAATACCACTTCGAGTATAAGATAGAGGACCCCCACACGGGCGACCACAAGAGCCAGCACGAGGAGCGCGACGGCGACGTGGTGAAGGGCTACTACGAGCTGAAGGAGCCTGACGGTCTCATCAGGCACGTGCATTATCACGCCGACAAGCACTCAGGGTGA